The Devosia sp. A16 genome includes a window with the following:
- a CDS encoding class I SAM-dependent DNA methyltransferase yields MREIQYSSGDLVADRRASYAAALAAERAFAEAAELMAQALEMVPQWVAGWNLLGAYREAAGDIAGAVAAWTQLLQLDARGLFGATLKLAAHGAGGSAQAAPAYVEALFDDYASRFEDALVGRLGYRTPEMLEVAIRDTLAARGATRFERALDLGCGTGLMGERLWPLVDRLEGVDLSANMLAEARRKRTYDRLQKADLVAFLLEAPGTADLIVAADVFNYVGDLQGPLAAASNALRPGGLVAFSLETHAGPDAVRLGTTLRFQHATTPTLAICQAVGLRTVRVEATTIRLERGLPVEGAIVLAERV; encoded by the coding sequence TTGCGCGAAATACAGTATTCGTCCGGCGACCTCGTCGCCGATCGTCGTGCGTCCTACGCCGCGGCGCTCGCCGCCGAGCGCGCCTTCGCCGAGGCCGCCGAGCTCATGGCACAGGCACTCGAGATGGTGCCGCAATGGGTGGCCGGATGGAACCTGCTCGGCGCCTATCGCGAGGCGGCCGGCGACATTGCCGGCGCGGTCGCGGCGTGGACCCAGCTGCTGCAGCTTGACGCCCGCGGCCTGTTCGGCGCCACGCTGAAGCTCGCCGCACACGGGGCAGGCGGCTCCGCGCAGGCGGCGCCCGCCTATGTCGAGGCGTTGTTCGACGACTATGCCTCGCGCTTCGAAGACGCTCTGGTGGGGCGGCTGGGCTATCGGACGCCCGAAATGCTCGAGGTGGCGATCCGCGACACGCTTGCGGCCCGCGGCGCGACGCGGTTCGAACGGGCGCTGGACCTCGGATGCGGAACCGGGCTGATGGGTGAACGGCTGTGGCCCCTGGTCGATCGTCTGGAGGGCGTCGATCTGTCGGCGAACATGCTGGCCGAAGCGCGTCGCAAGCGCACGTACGACCGGCTGCAGAAAGCCGACCTCGTGGCCTTCCTCCTCGAAGCACCGGGGACGGCCGACCTGATCGTGGCGGCGGATGTGTTCAACTATGTTGGCGACCTGCAGGGCCCCTTGGCAGCGGCCAGCAATGCGCTGCGGCCGGGCGGCCTGGTGGCGTTCTCGCTCGAAACGCATGCGGGGCCGGACGCGGTGCGGCTGGGCACGACCCTGAGGTTCCAGCACGCGACCACCCCGACCCTGGCCATCTGCCAGGCGGTGGGGTTGCGGACCGTCAGGGTCGAAGCCACGACGATCCGCCTGGAGCGTGGTCTGCCGGTCGAGGGTGCGATCGTCCTCGCCGAGCGGGTGTGA
- a CDS encoding cold-shock protein — MATGTVKWFNGQKGYGFIQPDEGGADVFVHISAVQRSGLSGLDEGQKVTYEIVKDKRTGKNAADNLQAS, encoded by the coding sequence ATGGCTACCGGCACTGTGAAATGGTTCAACGGCCAGAAAGGCTACGGCTTCATTCAGCCCGACGAGGGTGGGGCTGATGTGTTCGTGCATATCTCCGCTGTCCAGCGTTCGGGGCTTTCGGGCCTCGATGAAGGCCAGAAGGTGACGTACGAGATCGTCAAGGACAAGCGGACCGGCAAGAACGCCGCCGACAACCTCCAGGCGTCCTGA
- a CDS encoding nuclear transport factor 2 family protein: protein MTRTMFQTVARIMGEGGNAAIVREYIGAIERFDVEAVGRLLHPDVVQIERPNKLYAEGQTRGYDKMMADLPRGAKVLRKQSYSITATYEAGDTVIVETRWEGIVNVSLGALQPGDAMVAHICMVITLRDGRVVRQVNYDCYEDFLGVAQRVPK, encoded by the coding sequence GTGACTAGAACGATGTTCCAGACGGTGGCGAGGATAATGGGCGAAGGCGGCAATGCAGCGATAGTGCGGGAGTATATCGGGGCCATCGAGAGGTTCGATGTCGAGGCGGTAGGGCGCCTGCTGCACCCAGACGTGGTGCAGATCGAGCGCCCGAACAAGCTCTACGCCGAGGGGCAGACCCGCGGCTACGACAAGATGATGGCCGACCTGCCGCGCGGCGCCAAGGTGCTGCGCAAGCAGAGCTACTCGATCACGGCCACATACGAAGCCGGCGACACTGTCATCGTCGAGACGCGCTGGGAGGGGATCGTCAACGTGTCGTTGGGCGCGCTGCAGCCGGGCGATGCGATGGTCGCCCATATCTGCATGGTCATCACGCTCCGCGACGGGCGGGTCGTCCGGCAAGTGAACTATGACTGCTACGAGGATTTCCTGGGAGTGGCACAGCGGGTCCCGAAGTAA
- a CDS encoding TetR/AcrR family transcriptional regulator produces MANRPPSADRRSEILDAALACFLARGYAATSIADIRNRSAASTGSIYHFFGNKGSLALALVERAVGGWSGSSGDAANPDAVAELSIKASVAGLVRWGLANPASMRFLDEVRTLAASDTSLAEVSTLLARGHEAARARYAAFVAQGEVRDLPWPLAHALMLGPAYDFLRLATADVASDAADLLAIAAWNAVRAS; encoded by the coding sequence ATGGCCAATCGACCGCCTTCTGCAGATCGCCGTTCCGAAATCCTCGACGCGGCCCTCGCCTGCTTCCTCGCGCGCGGCTACGCTGCGACAAGCATCGCTGACATTCGCAACCGGAGCGCCGCCTCGACGGGGAGCATCTACCACTTCTTCGGCAACAAGGGTTCCCTCGCTCTGGCGCTGGTCGAGCGCGCGGTGGGCGGATGGTCGGGCTCCTCGGGCGATGCCGCCAACCCCGATGCCGTCGCGGAACTCTCCATCAAGGCTTCGGTGGCCGGATTGGTGCGATGGGGCCTGGCCAACCCGGCTTCCATGCGCTTTCTCGATGAGGTCCGCACTCTCGCCGCCTCGGACACCAGCCTTGCCGAAGTTTCCACCCTGCTGGCACGGGGCCATGAGGCCGCCCGTGCGCGCTACGCTGCCTTTGTGGCACAGGGCGAGGTTCGCGACCTGCCGTGGCCGCTTGCCCACGCCCTGATGCTCGGCCCTGCCTACGACTTCCTTCGCCTCGCCACGGCCGATGTCGCCTCCGATGCTGCGGACCTGCTTGCGATCGCAGCCTGGAACGCCGTCCGAGCCTCTTGA
- the greA gene encoding transcription elongation factor GreA produces MDKIPMTPSGHKTLSEEYRRRTAEDRPKIIADIAEARAHGDLSENAEYHAAKEQQSLNEGRIKELESLLALADIIDISKLSGSTIKFGATVKLVDEDTEAEKSYQIVGDAEADLSKGRISISSPIARAMIGKEAGDSVEVAAPGGSKTYEILDVKFV; encoded by the coding sequence ATGGACAAGATTCCGATGACACCCAGCGGTCACAAGACCCTGTCGGAGGAATATCGTCGTCGCACCGCCGAGGACCGCCCCAAGATCATCGCCGACATCGCCGAAGCGCGCGCCCATGGCGACCTCAGCGAAAACGCCGAGTACCATGCGGCCAAGGAGCAGCAGAGCCTGAACGAGGGCCGCATCAAGGAGCTCGAATCCTTGCTGGCGCTGGCCGATATCATCGACATCAGCAAGCTGAGCGGCTCGACCATCAAGTTCGGCGCCACGGTGAAGCTCGTCGACGAGGACACCGAGGCCGAGAAATCCTACCAGATCGTCGGCGATGCGGAAGCGGACCTGTCGAAGGGCCGCATCTCGATCTCGTCGCCGATCGCCCGCGCCATGATCGGCAAGGAAGCCGGCGATTCGGTCGAGGTCGCTGCCCCCGGCGGCTCCAAGACGTACGAAATCCTGGACGTTAAGTTCGTCTAG
- the trxB gene encoding thioredoxin-disulfide reductase: MERKVHAKVVIIGSGPAGYTAAIYAARAMLEPVMISGIQPGGQLTITTDVENYPGFADVIQGPWLMEQMKAQAEHVGTRMINDIIVEVDFDKRPFVLIGDGGTRYTADSVIIATGAQARWLGLESEEKFQGFGVSACATCDGFFYRGKEVIVVGGGNTAVEEALFLTNFASKVTVVHRRGEFRAERILQERLFKNPKVEVIWNAEIEEVFGQNMPRSVQGVKIRDTKTGHVTEKTVDGVFIAIGHSPATSIFSGKLDMKPGGYLKVVPGGTATNVPGVFAAGDVTDDVYRQAVTAAGMGCMAALDAEEYLASLELAEAAE; this comes from the coding sequence GTGGAGCGTAAGGTGCACGCCAAAGTCGTCATCATCGGATCGGGTCCGGCCGGCTATACGGCGGCCATCTATGCGGCGCGCGCCATGCTCGAGCCGGTCATGATTTCCGGCATCCAGCCGGGTGGTCAGCTCACCATCACCACCGATGTCGAGAACTATCCCGGCTTCGCCGACGTCATCCAGGGCCCCTGGCTGATGGAGCAGATGAAGGCGCAGGCCGAGCATGTCGGCACCCGGATGATCAACGACATCATCGTCGAAGTGGATTTCGACAAGCGGCCATTCGTCCTTATCGGCGACGGCGGCACCCGCTATACCGCCGACTCCGTGATCATTGCCACCGGCGCCCAGGCGCGCTGGCTGGGGCTCGAGTCCGAGGAGAAATTCCAGGGCTTCGGCGTTTCGGCCTGCGCTACCTGCGACGGCTTCTTCTATCGCGGCAAGGAAGTGATCGTGGTCGGCGGCGGCAACACCGCCGTGGAGGAAGCGCTGTTCCTCACCAATTTCGCATCAAAGGTCACGGTCGTGCACCGGCGCGGCGAGTTCCGCGCCGAGCGCATCCTACAGGAACGCCTGTTCAAGAACCCCAAGGTCGAGGTGATCTGGAACGCCGAGATCGAGGAAGTGTTCGGCCAGAACATGCCGCGCTCGGTTCAGGGGGTGAAGATCCGCGACACCAAGACCGGCCATGTCACTGAGAAAACCGTGGACGGCGTGTTCATCGCCATCGGCCACTCCCCCGCCACCTCGATCTTCTCGGGCAAGCTCGACATGAAGCCGGGCGGTTACCTGAAGGTCGTGCCGGGCGGCACGGCGACTAATGTGCCGGGCGTGTTCGCCGCCGGCGACGTCACCGACGACGTCTACCGGCAGGCGGTAACGGCGGCCGGGATGGGGTGCATGGCGGCGCTGGACGCCGAGGAATATCTGGCATCGCTCGAGCTTGCAGAAGCGGCGGAATAG
- a CDS encoding LysR family transcriptional regulator: MLDWDKLRIFHTAAESGSFTHAAEKLNMSQSAVSRQISALEEDLGLKLFIRHARGLVLTEVGEQLFRTAHRMHWELQQVETQMSESQEVPTGPLLVTTTVGIGSTWLSSRIHEFLILYPEIQIEIKLNDAELDLAMREADVAIRLHRPNQSEMIQRKLFTVHNHFYASDNYLKEFGSPQAVEDLDSHRIISFGEPVPSYLGDINYLERLGRPDSSPRRASMKVNAIYGMMQAARAGIGIAMLPDYVTEGESNLVRVLEGIELPAYEAYFVYPPALKNSKRVGVFRDFLVGKAREWSF, translated from the coding sequence ATGCTGGATTGGGACAAGCTCCGCATCTTCCACACCGCCGCCGAATCCGGGTCGTTCACCCACGCCGCTGAAAAGCTCAACATGAGCCAGTCTGCCGTTTCGCGGCAGATTTCGGCGCTGGAAGAGGATCTGGGGCTAAAGCTCTTCATCCGCCACGCCCGCGGCCTGGTCTTGACCGAGGTGGGCGAGCAGCTGTTCCGCACCGCCCATCGCATGCACTGGGAGTTGCAGCAGGTCGAGACCCAGATGTCCGAGAGCCAGGAGGTCCCGACCGGCCCCCTGCTCGTTACCACCACGGTGGGTATCGGCTCGACCTGGCTGAGCTCGCGCATCCATGAGTTCCTGATCCTTTATCCGGAAATCCAGATCGAGATTAAGCTCAACGATGCCGAGCTCGATCTCGCCATGCGCGAGGCCGACGTCGCCATCCGGCTGCACCGGCCGAACCAGTCCGAGATGATCCAGCGCAAGCTGTTCACCGTGCACAATCACTTCTACGCCTCGGACAACTACCTCAAGGAATTCGGCTCGCCGCAGGCGGTCGAAGATCTCGACAGCCACCGCATCATCTCGTTCGGCGAACCGGTGCCGTCCTATCTGGGCGATATCAACTATCTCGAGCGCCTCGGCCGCCCCGATTCCTCGCCGCGCCGCGCCTCGATGAAGGTCAACGCCATCTATGGCATGATGCAGGCCGCCCGGGCCGGTATCGGTATCGCCATGCTGCCCGATTATGTCACCGAGGGCGAGAGCAACCTGGTGCGGGTACTCGAAGGCATCGAGTTGCCGGCCTATGAGGCTTATTTCGTCTATCCCCCGGCGCTGAAGAATTCGAAGCGCGTCGGCGTGTTCCGCGACTTTCTCGTCGGCAAGGCCCGGGAGTGGTCGTTCTAG
- a CDS encoding GNAT family N-acetyltransferase yields the protein MTDFSVLDDPAWHALTTHHAVLGQRNGAAARYRTELSPIGGLARYDAGAFAELRPLVASDEAVGLVSAQQVEVPADWELLQAVPVFQMVCEAPPALPELMPVPLTASDAAEALELATATEPGPFRAGTLGMGRYFGLRAADGRLMAMTGERMRLGQLTEVSAVCTWPEFRGRGLAKVLVAHVSALIAAEGRVPFLHVKTENAAAIALYEKLGFVVRRELTFTVVRPG from the coding sequence ATGACCGACTTCTCCGTGCTCGACGATCCGGCATGGCACGCCCTCACTACCCACCACGCAGTGCTCGGTCAGCGCAACGGCGCCGCCGCGCGCTACCGGACCGAGCTGTCGCCGATCGGCGGTCTCGCGCGCTACGATGCCGGGGCGTTCGCCGAGTTGCGCCCGCTGGTGGCGTCGGACGAGGCAGTCGGGCTGGTGTCGGCGCAGCAGGTCGAAGTGCCCGCCGACTGGGAACTGCTGCAGGCGGTCCCGGTGTTCCAGATGGTTTGCGAGGCCCCACCGGCGCTGCCCGAACTGATGCCCGTGCCGCTGACGGCGTCGGATGCAGCAGAAGCACTCGAGCTGGCGACGGCAACCGAACCGGGGCCGTTTCGGGCCGGCACGCTCGGCATGGGTCGCTATTTCGGCTTACGCGCGGCCGATGGGCGCCTGATGGCGATGACCGGCGAGCGGATGCGGCTCGGACAGCTCACCGAAGTGAGCGCCGTCTGCACCTGGCCGGAATTCCGGGGCAGGGGGTTGGCCAAGGTGCTGGTCGCTCACGTCTCGGCGTTGATCGCCGCCGAGGGGCGGGTGCCGTTCCTGCACGTGAAGACCGAGAACGCAGCGGCGATAGCGCTCTACGAGAAGCTGGGGTTCGTCGTGCGCAGGGAACTGACTTTTACGGTGGTGCGGCCGGGGTAA